From a single Halodesulfovibrio marinisediminis DSM 17456 genomic region:
- the miaA gene encoding tRNA (adenosine(37)-N6)-dimethylallyltransferase MiaA codes for MSKKIPIVCLVGPTGAGKTAASFNLCRTFNGGVVNLDSRQVYRDFPIITAQPTAEEQQMCPHKLYGFLKTEDKIDAGKFMDMATEAIHQTRAEGLLPVLVGGTGFYLKALLDGLAQIPRIDQSYTDEVEAEMAERGSAPLHEDLTKIDPDYAAKIHANDRQRICRALAVYRATGKTFTWWHAQPMTPTPFRGIRLGIDVTLDELTPLLGKRIDLMIEAGAIEEAREALKYNGDPTSFGWSGIGCAELYQYIKGELSLDDCKALWLKNTRAYAKRQLTWFRKDKEIIWVKPKDFETMNREVERFLAE; via the coding sequence ATGTCTAAAAAAATTCCTATTGTCTGTCTGGTAGGCCCTACGGGAGCAGGTAAGACTGCTGCATCCTTTAACCTATGTCGCACTTTTAACGGCGGCGTGGTTAATTTGGATTCCCGTCAGGTGTACCGCGATTTTCCCATCATTACTGCACAGCCGACAGCAGAAGAACAGCAGATGTGCCCGCACAAGCTCTACGGCTTTTTGAAGACCGAAGACAAGATTGATGCCGGTAAGTTTATGGATATGGCAACAGAAGCCATTCATCAAACCCGTGCTGAAGGATTGCTGCCGGTGCTTGTTGGGGGAACAGGATTCTACCTGAAAGCCTTGCTGGATGGTCTGGCGCAGATTCCGCGAATCGACCAGTCATACACAGACGAGGTGGAAGCGGAAATGGCAGAACGCGGCTCCGCACCGTTGCATGAAGATCTCACCAAGATTGATCCGGATTACGCTGCAAAAATTCATGCGAATGATCGTCAGCGTATCTGCCGTGCACTCGCTGTATACAGAGCCACAGGCAAAACATTCACATGGTGGCACGCTCAGCCAATGACGCCGACTCCGTTTCGCGGAATTCGTCTTGGTATCGACGTAACGCTGGATGAGCTGACTCCGTTGCTTGGCAAGCGCATTGATCTTATGATCGAAGCAGGAGCCATTGAAGAAGCACGCGAAGCACTCAAGTATAACGGTGATCCGACTTCCTTCGGGTGGTCAGGTATAGGTTGCGCAGAGCTGTACCAGTATATTAAGGGCGAGCTGTCTCTGGATGACTGCAAAGCGCTTTGGTTGAAAAACACCCGCGCTTACGCTAAACGTCAGCTTACTTGGTTCAGAAAGGATAAAGAAATCATCTGGGTTAAGCCGAAAGATTTTGAAACCATGAACCGCGAGGTTGAGCGATTTTTAGCTGA
- a CDS encoding DMT family transporter yields the protein MIERVLQRIAPNLTDNQKGVCLALVSTAVILCVAIVVRIVSDRIHVFQIVFFRQIVLIALLLPAICRNAKTLRQSKNLVQHAFRVIGAFSGHCLAFLTVSHLPLAEATALSFTNILFVAVLSTVMLGEHVGWSRRLTIAIGFTGVVLVVQPSFDNLTLTYTLTGLAGAFGAAVAAVCIKWISRTEPVLSLMAYQAVFVGLLAFIPTLFVWQWPTMEELLLLLLIGGLASLGQWISMTAFSLGEANIVTNVQYIKIVYSMVLGYLIFSEIPNNLAILGATVILCSGIIPVVRNRMKKQRAQQAASL from the coding sequence TTGATTGAGAGAGTATTACAGCGAATTGCGCCAAACCTGACAGATAATCAAAAAGGCGTGTGCTTAGCGCTTGTTTCTACGGCAGTGATTTTGTGTGTTGCCATCGTGGTACGCATTGTCAGTGATCGTATCCATGTGTTTCAGATTGTATTTTTCAGACAGATTGTTCTTATTGCGTTATTGCTTCCGGCAATATGTCGCAATGCGAAGACGTTGCGGCAGTCAAAGAATCTAGTTCAGCATGCTTTTCGTGTTATCGGAGCATTTAGTGGGCACTGCTTAGCATTCCTTACGGTAAGCCACCTTCCTTTAGCAGAAGCAACTGCACTGAGCTTTACAAACATTTTGTTTGTGGCTGTGCTTTCGACTGTAATGCTAGGTGAGCACGTCGGCTGGAGCAGGCGATTGACTATCGCCATAGGATTCACAGGCGTTGTACTTGTTGTACAACCTTCATTTGACAATCTAACGCTGACCTACACGCTAACAGGACTTGCCGGTGCCTTTGGCGCCGCGGTTGCTGCCGTATGTATCAAATGGATTTCACGTACAGAACCAGTATTGTCATTGATGGCGTATCAAGCTGTGTTTGTAGGGCTGCTCGCCTTTATACCGACCTTGTTTGTGTGGCAGTGGCCTACAATGGAAGAGCTGCTCTTGCTGCTTCTTATTGGCGGGTTAGCATCTCTGGGACAATGGATTTCTATGACTGCCTTTAGTCTTGGTGAAGCTAATATTGTTACCAACGTGCAGTACATAAAAATTGTGTACTCTATGGTCTTGGGCTATCTGATCTTTTCTGAAATACCTAACAACTTAGCCATACTGGGCGCTACGGTTATTCTTTGCAGCGGCATAATCCCTGTTGTCCGAAACAGAATGAAAAAACAGCGCGCTCAGCAGGCTGCTTCCTTGTAA
- a CDS encoding LOG family protein, whose translation MNTAKQYVIDSLSMKESWRLFRIMSEIVDGIENLSELTNCVSIFGSSRTPSDHPMYQEAEEIARLLSESGFGVITGGGPGIMEAGNKGAQEADGTSVGLCIHLPMEQGSNPFIDIECNFKYFFVRKLMFIKYSMAYVVMPGGFGTLDELSEAFVLRQTNKIKPFPIVLYKSEFWDGLLDWTRKQMVSSGYITEEEVDAMVVLDTPQEVVDYIIKYAPDV comes from the coding sequence ATGAACACAGCAAAGCAATATGTAATCGATTCTCTCTCTATGAAAGAGTCATGGAGACTCTTCCGCATCATGTCTGAGATTGTTGATGGAATCGAAAACTTAAGCGAGTTGACAAACTGCGTATCCATTTTCGGATCATCACGCACCCCGTCAGACCACCCTATGTATCAGGAAGCCGAAGAAATTGCACGACTCCTTTCTGAGTCAGGATTCGGCGTTATCACTGGTGGCGGCCCCGGCATTATGGAAGCGGGAAACAAAGGTGCGCAGGAAGCAGACGGCACCTCTGTCGGTCTGTGCATCCATCTTCCTATGGAGCAGGGCTCCAATCCATTTATAGATATTGAATGCAATTTCAAGTACTTTTTTGTGCGCAAACTTATGTTCATCAAATACTCCATGGCATACGTAGTAATGCCAGGTGGGTTCGGCACCTTGGATGAACTTTCCGAAGCATTTGTTCTGCGTCAGACAAACAAGATCAAGCCGTTCCCTATTGTTCTGTACAAGAGCGAATTCTGGGACGGTCTGCTGGACTGGACACGCAAGCAGATGGTTTCTTCCGGCTACATTACAGAGGAAGAAGTAGACGCTATGGTTGTGCTTGATACCCCGCAGGAAGTGGTAGACTACATCATAAAATATGCACCGGACGTCTAA
- the rsmD gene encoding 16S rRNA (guanine(966)-N(2))-methyltransferase RsmD, which produces MRIIAGEYRGRVLKTTSAPGYRPATSKVRQAVFSMLEARGVYWPECRILDLFAGSGSLAFEALSRGAEEAWFVEMNKTAAKLINENAQKIGIPSNRYRVMAEDLFKIISRRAAEPFDVIFIDPPYGKNFLTPAMKAVLKNGWLAEGGIICAEVEAKLDLPPEADHPELELIANKAYGQTRILLWTTEESE; this is translated from the coding sequence ATGCGCATTATCGCAGGTGAGTATCGCGGTAGGGTACTCAAAACTACAAGTGCACCGGGGTATCGCCCGGCAACGTCTAAAGTGCGTCAGGCTGTTTTTTCTATGCTGGAAGCACGTGGCGTATACTGGCCGGAGTGCCGAATTCTTGATCTTTTTGCAGGCAGTGGCTCTCTTGCATTTGAAGCCTTAAGCCGCGGTGCAGAAGAAGCATGGTTTGTTGAAATGAACAAAACCGCTGCTAAACTGATTAACGAAAACGCGCAGAAAATCGGTATTCCATCCAACCGTTACAGAGTGATGGCGGAAGACTTATTCAAGATCATCTCCCGTCGCGCAGCAGAGCCGTTTGATGTAATTTTTATTGATCCGCCGTACGGCAAAAACTTTTTGACTCCTGCCATGAAAGCGGTGTTGAAAAATGGTTGGCTTGCAGAAGGCGGCATTATTTGTGCCGAGGTAGAAGCGAAGCTGGATCTGCCACCGGAAGCTGATCATCCAGAACTCGAACTCATTGCCAACAAAGCATATGGCCAGACAAGGATTCTGCTATGGACAACAGAGGAGAGCGAGTAG
- the coaD gene encoding pantetheine-phosphate adenylyltransferase, with amino-acid sequence MDNRGERVAVYPGTFDPMTMGHVSLIKRGCEIFDRVIVAVANDTPKSPLFSITERVAMAEEVFKDTPQVTVEPFSGLLVEYAERRGAHVILRGLRAVSDFEYEFQLALMNRKLKKHIQTVFLMTDYQWLYISSTIIKAAGKLGGDIKGLVPDNVYRKLREKYGYPYPLN; translated from the coding sequence ATGGACAACAGAGGAGAGCGAGTAGCCGTTTACCCCGGCACATTTGACCCTATGACCATGGGGCATGTGAGTCTTATCAAACGCGGCTGCGAGATTTTTGACCGTGTAATTGTTGCGGTGGCTAACGACACCCCGAAGTCACCACTGTTTTCAATTACAGAGCGCGTGGCAATGGCGGAAGAAGTCTTTAAGGACACTCCGCAGGTGACGGTAGAACCATTCTCCGGTTTGCTTGTGGAATATGCAGAACGCCGCGGTGCGCACGTTATCCTACGCGGTCTGCGAGCTGTTTCTGACTTTGAATACGAGTTCCAGCTTGCATTGATGAACCGTAAGCTCAAAAAGCATATCCAGACTGTCTTTTTAATGACGGATTACCAGTGGCTGTACATCAGCTCAACCATCATTAAAGCAGCAGGTAAGCTCGGCGGCGATATCAAAGGGCTTGTTCCGGATAACGTTTACCGTAAGCTTCGCGAAAAATACGGGTACCCGTACCCGCTGAACTAA
- the tadA gene encoding tRNA adenosine(34) deaminase TadA: protein MTTRRELEHCYDALTALPQGWESWDDLMRIAMEEAQKAEAIGEVPVGAVLVAPDGTIVAKDYNKTITSNDPTAHAEILAMRKAGEQLQNYRIEDLVLVVTLEPCLMCSGAMVHARIRGVVYGAPDLKTGALDSQLNSFDLPLHNHAIWHKSGVLQEECSTMLSAFFKKRRKEIKAAKKSQKTQSTS from the coding sequence ATGACGACCAGACGCGAATTAGAGCATTGTTACGACGCCCTGACCGCCCTGCCCCAAGGCTGGGAGAGCTGGGACGACTTAATGCGCATAGCCATGGAAGAAGCACAGAAAGCCGAAGCCATTGGTGAAGTACCTGTAGGCGCTGTTCTTGTGGCACCGGATGGAACCATTGTGGCCAAAGACTACAATAAAACCATTACCAGCAACGACCCCACAGCGCATGCAGAGATTCTGGCCATGCGTAAGGCAGGCGAGCAGCTACAGAACTACCGTATAGAAGACTTGGTACTAGTAGTAACACTGGAACCCTGCCTCATGTGCAGTGGTGCTATGGTTCACGCCCGCATCAGAGGCGTAGTATACGGCGCACCGGACCTTAAAACCGGCGCACTGGATTCACAGCTCAACAGCTTTGATCTGCCATTACACAACCATGCAATCTGGCATAAATCCGGAGTGTTGCAAGAAGAATGCAGCACCATGCTTTCCGCTTTCTTCAAAAAACGCAGAAAAGAGATAAAAGCTGCTAAGAAAAGCCAGAAAACACAGAGCACATCGTAA